AGCGTCACAACCAGCGATGACGAAGAAGCGTTTGATCTGTCCTTCCTTGACTGCCTGAATGATTTCAGGGGCGATGCCGAGGACCGTTTTGTGATGATATCCGGTCGTCAATGTCAGTTCCGATTCGATAGAAACCTCAGGAAGAGACAATGCTTTTTCAATGAGCGGCGCAAAATCGTTCTCTACAATTTTTGCCACATTTTCCAAACCGGTTATATCATACGAAAAGAAACGATCCGCGTAGCTGCCTCGAATAGGCATTACACAGTTTGTTGTAGCGAGTATGGCGCCGGGAAATTTCTCGAACAATTGACGCTGATCGTACCATGCTTTCCCGATGTTTCCTTTCAAATGAGGATATTTCTTCAGCGCGGGGTAGCCATGTGCAGGAAGCATTTCGGAATGCGTATACACATTGATTCCTTTGCCTTCTGTCTGTTTTAGCAGCTCTTCGAGAGCAAACAGATTGTGCCCCGTAACAACGATGCATTTTCCTTCGATTTTATTTTGCGAGACTGTGATTGGCTGCGGGACTCCGAAATGATCCGTATGAGCCCGATCCAAAAGCTCCATGACTTTTATGGCGGCTTTGCCTACTTTCATGGCCATTTGCAAATGTTCGTCTAAGTTAAAATTCACATTCGTCAATGTAAAATAGAGAGCTTCCTGTGTAATCCCATCCACTTCAGGATCGATATAGCCCAGTTGTCGAGCATGTGTGGCATAAGCTGCAATTCCTTTTAAAGCAAAAATAATTGTATCCTGAATACTCGCAAGATCTTCATTCTTTCCGCAAACGCCTATGACCTTACAACCACCTGATGGAGTCTGTTCACATTGATAACAAAACATGTATAATCCACTCCTTCGATTCAAGATTTCGCTTTGATTATAAGCGGATTGCCCGGAAGGAGCTGTGATTAAAATCACAACGAAACCAAACTTTGCCTCTTATCATAGTGGATGAAGAAGATTTCCCAAGTGAGGGGTGTTGTTTATGGTACGAAAATGGCAGTTGCCGTTACAGACGTTGAGTCTTACGGTCGGTTTCATGGTATGGGTCATTCTGTCATCGCTCATGCCTTTTATCAAAGAAACCGTACCTATGAGTGCAAGCGAAGTGGCGTGGGTGACAGCGATTCCAGTCTTGCTTGGATCGTTGCTGAGAATCCCCGTAGGATATTGGAGTAACCGATTTGGCGCGAGAATATTATTTAGCATAAGCTTTCTCTTGCTGCTAGCCCCTGTTTTTTATATTAGCCAGGCGACCACTTATACAGATTTGTTAATCGGCGGGCTATTTTTGGGGATAGGCGGAGCGGTGTTTTCCGTTGGTGTTACTTCTCTTCCTAAATACTATCCGAAAGAGAAGCATGGTTCTATAAACGGAATCTACGGTATGGGGAATATTGGTACAGCGATAACCACTTTTGCAGCACCAGTTCTGGCCAAATCATTGGGATGGGCCAATACCGTACAGATGTTTATGCTACTGCTTGCAGGATTCGCTGTGCTTACCTTCTTACTGGGGGATAAAAATGAACCTAAGGTAGTGACTCCTCTTGGTCAGCAGATCAAGAGTGTCTACAAAAACGAAAAGCTATGGTTAATCAGTTTGTTCTACTTTATTACGTTTGGTTGCTTCGTCGCTTTCACCGTGTATCTCCCGAATTTTTTAGTGAGCCATTTCCAACTGGATAAAGTAGATGCAGGTATGAGAACAGCAGGGTTCATTCTCTTGGCGACACTTGCGAGACCATT
This genomic stretch from Brevibacillus sp. DP1.3A harbors:
- the hcp gene encoding hydroxylamine reductase, producing the protein MFCYQCEQTPSGGCKVIGVCGKNEDLASIQDTIIFALKGIAAYATHARQLGYIDPEVDGITQEALYFTLTNVNFNLDEHLQMAMKVGKAAIKVMELLDRAHTDHFGVPQPITVSQNKIEGKCIVVTGHNLFALEELLKQTEGKGINVYTHSEMLPAHGYPALKKYPHLKGNIGKAWYDQRQLFEKFPGAILATTNCVMPIRGSYADRFFSYDITGLENVAKIVENDFAPLIEKALSLPEVSIESELTLTTGYHHKTVLGIAPEIIQAVKEGQIKRFFVIAGCDAPGKGGEYYRELATSLPPEAVILTTSCGKFRFNDVDFGIVPGTNIPRYIDLGQCNNSVSTITIAAALADAFECEVNELPVSIVLSWFEQKAVAILLGLFSLGIQDIRIGPKLPEFIQPGVLEVLQDLFHIQLIGDAQEDMKQMLGITQ
- a CDS encoding nitrate/nitrite transporter; translated protein: MVRKWQLPLQTLSLTVGFMVWVILSSLMPFIKETVPMSASEVAWVTAIPVLLGSLLRIPVGYWSNRFGARILFSISFLLLLAPVFYISQATTYTDLLIGGLFLGIGGAVFSVGVTSLPKYYPKEKHGSINGIYGMGNIGTAITTFAAPVLAKSLGWANTVQMFMLLLAGFAVLTFLLGDKNEPKVVTPLGQQIKSVYKNEKLWLISLFYFITFGCFVAFTVYLPNFLVSHFQLDKVDAGMRTAGFILLATLARPLGGWLGDRWNPFKALMIVFAGLALSGIVLSFSPSILMYTVGCLLVAACAGIGNGAVFKLVPMYFSRQAGIVNGIVSAMGGLGGFFPPLILTLLFNLTGHYAIGFMALSQFALASLVLVMWMFYQEKLQLAATIMEKTGEAILITDTRGVIKSANHAFTKVTGYEMNEVIGKSPNILKSGRQSADFYQKMWDSIKKNGYWQGEIWNRRKNGDQYLQWLTISAILDDAGDVEYYAGMFSELAEQRHG